The following coding sequences are from one Ammoniphilus sp. CFH 90114 window:
- a CDS encoding potassium/proton antiporter has translation MEFTTDNSIFLFAILLVVGVITTKFSTRFGLPSLVLFIVVGMVLSHFVYYDNAFLTQLFGILALIVILFEGGLQTKWTDVRKVAVPSLTLATLGVVLTTVVIGVFAKYILGVSWLEGMLFGAIVGSTDAAAVFAVLGNKNIKRRLTSVLEAESGTNDPMAVFLTISLIQLIHAPESNGLFTLIVAFLWQMGFGLLMGLIMGRVAVWSINRVNLDSSGLYPVLALAFAIFTYSSTALLYGSGLLAVYVMALWMGNSDLTYRHSIFRFNEGFAWMMQILMFIILGLLVFPAELIAVTWQGIALSILLMFVARPIGVFISTSFMKFSVKEKVFISWAGLRGAVPIVLATYPLIAGLENGQLFFNVVFFVVFISALVQGSSISPLANKLGLSGGDKVSVPHSLELVSMGKTNNEIIEIHIEEESSVVGKELHLLLLPEDTLITAVIRGEKLITPRGNTRLCVGDILYVLISKPQRERVKKVFMSMKEVEEHETLEA, from the coding sequence ATGGAATTTACAACCGATAATTCAATATTTCTGTTTGCAATTCTTTTAGTTGTTGGGGTTATTACAACGAAGTTCTCTACTCGTTTTGGGTTACCATCCCTTGTTCTCTTTATTGTCGTAGGGATGGTATTAAGTCATTTTGTTTACTATGATAATGCTTTCTTAACACAACTGTTTGGAATACTTGCTCTTATTGTTATCTTATTTGAGGGTGGATTACAAACGAAATGGACAGATGTACGTAAGGTAGCTGTTCCTTCTCTTACACTCGCAACATTAGGTGTTGTGTTAACGACGGTTGTAATTGGAGTTTTTGCAAAATATATACTTGGGGTATCTTGGTTAGAAGGAATGCTGTTTGGGGCTATTGTAGGGTCAACGGATGCGGCCGCGGTATTTGCGGTTCTTGGTAATAAGAATATCAAGCGTCGTTTGACCTCTGTTCTAGAAGCGGAATCTGGAACGAATGACCCAATGGCGGTCTTTCTTACCATCTCTCTTATCCAATTAATACACGCACCAGAATCGAATGGTTTATTTACCCTGATAGTGGCATTTTTGTGGCAAATGGGCTTTGGTCTATTGATGGGATTAATTATGGGTAGAGTAGCGGTTTGGAGCATTAATCGAGTCAATTTGGATTCCTCTGGTTTATATCCTGTTCTTGCCTTAGCTTTTGCTATTTTCACTTATAGTTCAACTGCCTTATTATACGGAAGCGGACTTCTTGCCGTTTATGTCATGGCTCTTTGGATGGGGAACTCCGATTTAACGTATCGTCATTCTATTTTTCGATTTAATGAAGGTTTTGCGTGGATGATGCAAATTCTGATGTTTATCATACTGGGATTGCTTGTGTTCCCAGCCGAGTTAATTGCTGTGACATGGCAAGGTATAGCCCTTTCGATCCTATTAATGTTTGTGGCTAGACCAATAGGCGTATTTATCAGCACAAGCTTTATGAAGTTCTCGGTGAAAGAAAAGGTCTTTATCTCATGGGCAGGTTTAAGGGGAGCTGTACCTATCGTATTGGCAACATACCCCTTAATTGCCGGTCTTGAAAATGGTCAATTATTCTTTAATGTGGTATTCTTCGTTGTTTTTATTTCGGCTCTTGTACAAGGATCCAGTATATCTCCTCTAGCGAATAAACTTGGATTATCTGGAGGAGACAAGGTTAGCGTTCCTCATAGTTTGGAATTAGTTTCTATGGGGAAGACCAACAATGAAATTATTGAGATTCATATTGAAGAAGAATCAAGCGTTGTAGGTAAAGAATTGCACCTTTTGCTTCTTCCGGAAGATACATTGATTACAGCCGTTATAAGAGGGGAAAAATTAATAACCCCTCGGGGTAACACCAGATTATGTGTAGGGGACATACTGTATGTATTAATTTCAAAGCCTCAACGTGAACGCGTAAAAAAAGTTTTCATGAGCATGAAAGAAGTTGAGGAGCATGAAACCCTTGAGGCTTAG